The Chitinophaga flava genome has a segment encoding these proteins:
- a CDS encoding alpha/beta hydrolase: MKTYYLPLLAAFLSSWLPSGRAQAQEADSLSFCKSGAYAMSDGSQLIISPSYLPDLRYRRTDGTCGRLFRQPDSSYQSGPGWANPKNPDVFARFGNCADGTITLREKEKTTTGKRISFPVIPLHFTSHGATLYGELHLPPNNKPRAVLVLHFGSGGESAVYYNYLQHLLPLSDIAVLVYDKRGTGKSSGRLSANFELLAADMAEVVKAVRQLPAVKGLPVGLMGESQGGWIVPLTASLTKTDFLIASYSLLIPPREENRQEVLHDLHQQHYSKEEIAQAMEVVKATDQVFRTKFTGGQEQLAALKARYRQEKWYKDLKGDYTGIILNASREQLDSIKTIFPVDIPLDYDPLPAFRKVNVPMLWVIAGQDTEAPNEATIAALKKDLATRKNIDLVIFPHADHGIIEMKDTPEGPVALGRQSPGYFDLLRDWILTREIRKQYGEALQFTHSSKH; encoded by the coding sequence ATGAAAACTTACTATCTACCTTTACTGGCGGCCTTCCTTAGCAGCTGGCTGCCATCCGGCCGGGCCCAGGCTCAGGAAGCCGACAGCCTCTCCTTCTGTAAAAGCGGTGCTTATGCTATGAGTGATGGCAGCCAACTGATCATCTCTCCCTCCTATCTGCCGGACCTGCGCTACCGCCGTACAGACGGCACTTGCGGCCGACTGTTCCGACAGCCGGACAGCAGCTATCAGTCCGGGCCGGGATGGGCTAACCCGAAAAACCCGGATGTTTTTGCCCGCTTCGGCAATTGCGCTGACGGAACAATCACCCTGCGGGAAAAAGAAAAGACCACTACCGGAAAACGTATATCCTTCCCAGTTATACCCTTACATTTCACCAGCCATGGGGCTACCCTTTACGGCGAGCTGCACCTGCCTCCCAACAATAAGCCACGTGCCGTGCTGGTATTACATTTCGGTTCAGGAGGGGAATCAGCTGTATATTACAACTACCTGCAGCACCTGTTGCCTTTGAGTGATATTGCCGTACTGGTATATGATAAAAGAGGCACCGGTAAATCTAGCGGCCGGCTGAGCGCCAACTTTGAGCTGCTGGCCGCCGATATGGCCGAAGTCGTGAAGGCCGTACGGCAGCTGCCTGCTGTAAAAGGCCTCCCCGTGGGCCTGATGGGCGAAAGTCAGGGTGGCTGGATCGTTCCGCTCACCGCCTCACTGACAAAAACAGATTTCCTCATCGCCAGCTACAGCCTGCTGATACCGCCCCGGGAAGAAAACAGGCAGGAAGTGCTGCACGATTTACACCAGCAGCATTACAGCAAAGAAGAGATAGCACAGGCCATGGAAGTGGTAAAAGCAACCGACCAGGTATTCCGTACAAAATTTACTGGCGGCCAGGAACAGCTCGCAGCCCTGAAAGCCCGCTACCGCCAGGAGAAATGGTACAAGGACCTGAAAGGCGATTACACCGGCATCATCCTTAACGCCAGCAGGGAGCAACTGGACTCCATTAAAACCATCTTCCCCGTGGACATCCCCCTGGACTACGATCCACTGCCCGCCTTCCGAAAAGTGAATGTTCCGATGTTATGGGTGATTGCAGGCCAGGACACCGAAGCTCCCAATGAAGCCACTATTGCCGCTTTGAAGAAAGATCTGGCAACACGTAAAAACATAGACCTCGTTATTTTCCCTCATGCAGACCATGGTATCATCGAAATGAAAGATACGCCGGAAGGCCCGGTGGCATTGGGCCGCCAGTCACCCGGGTATTTTGATTTGCTGAGAGATTGGATACTGACAAGGGAAATCCGCAAACAGTATGGCGAAGCCCTGCAGTTCACACATTCTTCAAAACACTGA
- a CDS encoding GNAT family N-acetyltransferase has product MEILNSHSTDIDDIFHLYDEGTKFQASRFIRVWQGFDRAMVEKEIAENRQWKLVVDGRIACVFATTFNDPLIWGEKDEEPSLYIHRIATHPDYHGRGFVKHIVAWAKAYGRQHQRQYLRLDTGSGNERLNNYYVSCGFTYMGVREIPDPEGLPAHYRNGGFSTFEIKL; this is encoded by the coding sequence ATGGAAATATTAAACAGCCACAGTACAGACATAGACGACATTTTTCATCTTTATGATGAAGGCACCAAATTCCAGGCATCCCGCTTTATCCGGGTATGGCAAGGTTTTGACCGGGCGATGGTAGAAAAGGAGATTGCGGAAAACAGACAATGGAAACTGGTAGTGGACGGACGGATTGCATGTGTGTTTGCCACTACTTTTAATGATCCGTTGATATGGGGAGAGAAAGACGAAGAGCCATCGTTATACATACATCGTATTGCCACCCATCCGGATTATCATGGACGTGGGTTTGTGAAACATATTGTAGCGTGGGCCAAGGCATACGGGCGGCAACATCAGCGCCAGTATCTGCGGCTGGACACCGGCAGTGGTAATGAGCGGCTCAACAACTACTACGTCAGCTGCGGGTTCACCTATATGGGTGTAAGAGAAATCCCAGATCCGGAGGGCTTGCCAGCACATTACCGGAATGGAGGCTTTAGTACTTTTGAAATCAAACTGTAA
- a CDS encoding aminotransferase-like domain-containing protein has translation MKDFQYIDIANRIETLINNDTYPLGEKLPSLRVVSDHFKVSVGTALKAYALLTDKGLLSAREKSGYVALRKSGAHGHLPEAATTAPAVREVNVSRIISKMPVDAGPYPPGFISFFNASLETHMIPFNAIRRSLQKASRDLTGQHLQYESTYGNQTLREQIARLSFYWNGALAAEDVLVTNGALEGLCLSLRAVTRPGDTVVVESPCYYGILQCLEQLELKVIELPCDSEEGINLQQLEEIVAQYDIAACLFTSNFNNPNGVVLSDEKKRWIANFAWKQQLPVIEDDVYGELYFGATRPTTIKTYDKHGWVLFCASFSKTVASGYRIGWCAPGRFMEKVAQLKATTNVATASVLQLSLVDLLTSGTYQRHLRKLRPLVHRQVLLTTQCIEQHFPEGTRISHPDGGMVLWVELDKRIDALKLQKMALDSQINIAPGPLFSSTGGFRNYIRISCNKNWNKNIEQAIRKLGRLIKTMI, from the coding sequence ATGAAAGACTTTCAATACATCGATATCGCCAACAGGATAGAAACCCTGATTAACAATGATACTTACCCGTTGGGGGAGAAGCTGCCCTCATTGCGTGTGGTAAGCGATCATTTTAAAGTCAGCGTAGGTACTGCTTTAAAAGCCTATGCTTTGCTGACTGACAAAGGGCTGTTATCTGCCCGTGAGAAATCGGGTTATGTGGCCCTGCGTAAATCAGGTGCTCATGGACATCTCCCCGAAGCAGCCACCACAGCGCCTGCCGTCAGAGAGGTAAACGTCAGCCGTATCATCAGCAAAATGCCGGTAGATGCGGGACCATATCCGCCGGGGTTTATCTCTTTCTTCAACGCTTCGCTGGAAACACATATGATCCCGTTCAATGCCATCCGGCGCAGCCTGCAGAAAGCTTCCCGCGACCTTACCGGTCAGCACCTGCAATATGAATCTACTTATGGGAACCAGACTTTACGGGAACAGATAGCGCGGCTTTCCTTTTATTGGAATGGCGCCCTTGCTGCAGAGGATGTACTGGTGACCAATGGCGCCCTGGAGGGGCTGTGCCTGAGCCTGAGGGCCGTTACCCGGCCGGGTGATACGGTAGTGGTGGAATCGCCCTGTTATTACGGTATTCTGCAATGCCTCGAACAACTGGAGCTGAAAGTGATAGAGCTGCCTTGTGATTCGGAAGAAGGAATCAACCTGCAACAGCTGGAAGAAATTGTAGCACAATATGACATCGCTGCCTGCCTGTTTACGTCCAACTTCAACAACCCCAACGGTGTGGTGCTGTCTGATGAAAAAAAACGATGGATCGCAAACTTTGCCTGGAAGCAGCAACTGCCCGTTATTGAAGATGATGTGTACGGCGAATTGTATTTCGGCGCTACAAGGCCTACCACCATCAAAACCTATGATAAACATGGCTGGGTACTGTTCTGTGCCTCTTTTTCAAAAACGGTGGCATCCGGCTATCGTATAGGCTGGTGTGCACCGGGGCGGTTTATGGAGAAGGTGGCGCAGTTAAAAGCCACTACCAATGTGGCTACTGCTTCGGTATTACAACTGTCATTGGTAGATCTCCTTACCAGCGGCACCTATCAGCGGCATCTGCGGAAACTGCGGCCCCTGGTGCATCGGCAGGTATTGCTTACCACCCAGTGTATTGAGCAACATTTCCCGGAAGGTACCCGTATCAGTCATCCTGATGGAGGTATGGTATTATGGGTGGAACTGGACAAACGGATAGACGCTCTTAAGTTGCAGAAGATGGCACTGGACAGTCAGATTAATATCGCGCCGGGGCCATTATTCTCCAGTACCGGCGGCTTCCGTAACTATATCCGCATCAGCTGTAATAAAAACTGGAATAAAAATATAGAGCAGGCTATCCGTAAACTGGGTCGTCTCATCAAAACAATGATATAA
- the msrB gene encoding peptide-methionine (R)-S-oxide reductase MsrB encodes MNTAASANPYYSRTDTEKLHVSNAEWKKVLPPELYAVAREQATERPFSGKYWDSDVKGTYYCAVCGNALFRSDAKFASSCGWPSFFEAIRPGSVIYREDNSHGMHRTEVMCGRCESHLGHIFDDGPPPTHKRFCMNSVSLDFEPEQ; translated from the coding sequence ATGAATACCGCCGCATCCGCCAATCCATACTATTCCCGTACAGACACCGAGAAACTGCATGTCAGCAATGCTGAATGGAAGAAAGTCCTGCCACCGGAGTTATACGCCGTGGCCAGGGAACAGGCTACTGAACGGCCTTTCTCCGGTAAATACTGGGATAGTGATGTGAAGGGGACTTATTACTGCGCCGTATGTGGTAATGCCCTTTTCCGTTCTGATGCCAAATTTGCCAGCAGCTGCGGATGGCCCAGCTTCTTTGAAGCTATCCGTCCCGGCAGTGTTATTTACCGGGAAGACAACTCCCATGGCATGCACCGGACTGAAGTAATGTGTGGACGCTGTGAGTCGCACCTGGGGCATATCTTCGACGATGGACCTCCACCGACACACAAAAGATTCTGCATGAACTCTGTATCGCTCGACTTCGAGCCAGAGCAATAA
- a CDS encoding response regulator transcription factor produces MKVLVVEDNKEIASSIHDFLVREGYICELAYCFDEAQEKLLLYSYDCVLLDIMLPDGNGLELLKFMKEKGIQSGVLIISAKDAMDDKIRGLEGGGDDYITKPFHLPELHARLRAIYRRKQLSGSNIVTFNEITLNTDTLEATVHGSLLDITRKEFDLLLYLVVNKNRVLSRQSIATHLWGDYTDNLANFDFVYQHIKNLRKKISAANGADYIDTVYGLGYKFNSSKT; encoded by the coding sequence ATGAAGGTGTTAGTTGTAGAAGATAATAAGGAAATAGCCAGCAGTATTCACGATTTTCTGGTAAGGGAAGGATATATCTGTGAGCTGGCATATTGTTTTGATGAGGCACAGGAGAAATTACTGCTGTATTCTTACGATTGTGTATTGCTGGATATTATGCTGCCCGATGGTAATGGGCTGGAGCTGCTGAAATTCATGAAAGAAAAGGGTATTCAGAGCGGCGTACTTATTATTTCGGCCAAAGATGCCATGGATGATAAGATCCGCGGCCTGGAAGGTGGGGGAGACGACTATATCACCAAACCATTTCACCTGCCAGAACTGCATGCCCGTCTCAGGGCTATCTATCGCCGTAAACAGCTGTCAGGCAGTAACATCGTCACTTTCAATGAGATCACGCTGAACACCGATACGCTGGAGGCAACCGTGCACGGCAGTCTGCTGGACATCACCCGCAAAGAGTTTGACCTGCTGTTGTATCTGGTGGTCAACAAAAACAGGGTCCTGTCCCGGCAGTCCATCGCCACGCATCTCTGGGGCGACTATACCGATAATTTGGCTAATTTTGACTTCGTATATCAGCATATTAAGAATCTTCGCAAGAAAATAAGCGCAGCGAACGGAGCAGATTATATAGATACGGTATACGGCCTTGGTTATAAATTTAATTCTTCCAAAACATGA
- a CDS encoding sensor histidine kinase, which produces MKLVDKFTLWFISVIVITTPITSYICLNNIEKKIDDVEIARLKAVNEHTAARLGNGVAPGQLRDTSPTVVTQLAALPNDSVLIRKDPDPDGNRHSLESRLTVNSYYTVNGKHYEVSSSNYIPASRQILNAILDTVAWKLLLIVLCVGLSARFLSQHILHTLRQTMKKIHGFDLKKKIAFPETNTVEFKELNTFLKKMTDKAVDEYTAVKEFSENASHELQTPLAVLRGKLELLSESDIDEGQAALIADMHHAVEKLSKINRSLILLSKLENNEFVVSEHIKFCRVARDVLAAYEDRLEMKNIQVKRDLDKNILLKIHPVLADMLMNNLLGNAIRHNIQDGTIELILTHKKLVIKNTGLPPETPPEELFERFRKSNQCSESVGLGLAIVKQICEVCDFRVSYHYKAPLHILQVDFCPDSVINEAAQDKFEAAEMQSA; this is translated from the coding sequence ATGAAGCTGGTCGATAAGTTCACCTTGTGGTTTATCAGTGTGATCGTGATTACAACGCCTATCACTTCCTATATTTGTTTGAATAATATAGAGAAGAAGATTGATGATGTGGAAATAGCGCGGTTGAAAGCAGTGAACGAACATACTGCCGCCCGGTTGGGAAATGGCGTTGCACCCGGTCAGTTGAGGGATACCTCCCCAACCGTGGTAACACAGCTGGCAGCGCTACCCAATGATAGTGTGCTCATCAGAAAAGACCCCGACCCGGATGGTAACCGCCACAGCCTTGAAAGCAGGCTTACGGTCAACTCCTATTATACCGTCAACGGTAAACATTACGAGGTTTCCTCTTCCAATTATATTCCGGCTTCCCGTCAGATACTCAACGCCATTCTGGATACTGTGGCCTGGAAACTGCTGCTGATCGTCCTTTGTGTAGGTCTCTCCGCCCGTTTTCTGTCACAGCATATTCTGCATACGCTGCGGCAGACCATGAAAAAAATCCACGGCTTCGACCTGAAAAAGAAAATTGCCTTCCCGGAAACCAATACAGTGGAGTTCAAAGAACTCAACACGTTCCTGAAGAAAATGACAGACAAGGCCGTAGATGAATATACCGCTGTAAAGGAATTCAGTGAAAATGCCTCCCATGAGCTGCAAACACCACTGGCGGTGTTGAGGGGCAAGCTGGAACTACTCAGCGAATCAGATATTGATGAAGGTCAGGCAGCGCTGATAGCCGATATGCATCATGCTGTGGAGAAACTTTCCAAAATCAACCGCTCACTGATATTGTTGTCCAAGCTGGAAAATAATGAGTTTGTAGTTTCAGAGCATATCAAATTCTGCCGCGTGGCAAGAGATGTATTAGCTGCCTACGAAGACCGCCTGGAAATGAAGAACATTCAGGTGAAGCGGGATTTGGATAAAAACATCCTGCTGAAAATACATCCTGTACTGGCGGATATGCTCATGAATAATCTCCTGGGCAACGCTATCCGGCATAATATACAGGACGGTACCATCGAGCTCATTCTCACTCATAAAAAGCTGGTGATTAAAAATACGGGCTTGCCGCCGGAAACCCCGCCGGAAGAGCTGTTCGAACGTTTCCGTAAAAGCAACCAATGCAGCGAAAGCGTAGGGCTGGGGCTGGCTATCGTCAAACAGATCTGTGAGGTCTGCGACTTCCGCGTGTCCTACCACTACAAAGCGCCGTTACATATTCTACAGGTAGATTTCTGTCCGGATAGTGTGATCAATGAAGCGGCACAAGATAAATTTGAAGCGGCCGAAATGCAATCCGCATAA
- a CDS encoding TolC family protein: protein MMESFCIRNINFSYTMLQNSPYMIGNKRWLILLLLAGVFATPAKAQQVLTLKDAIQTAVNNYGTIKAKSSYAAASKTSVEQAKRDYLPNLNVSAQQNYGTINGQNGPLYGFGGLGVASSGAAMPDQNWNAAFGSLYLTNINWDFFAFGRAKEKIKTAQAVADRDSKDWHQEIFQHEVKVAAAYLNLVAAQKLTLSYQKNLSRADTFRQVVVTRVKNGLSAGVDSSQANAEVSSAKIALTRAIDFEQTQSNLLAQLMGVPPASFSLDTFFVSRVPAFLNDTTDVQNHPLMQWYKSRIALSDEQSKYYKTFSYPVFSLVGVLQTRGSGFEQGYGPLKSDAYTQGYWDGVKPTRTNYLIGVGVTWNLTQPLRIAKQVRAQKQISTGLQAEYDLTGQQLRAQLQLSDTKIANALDNYREVPAQVKAASDAYLQKSVLYRNGLTNLVDVTQALYVLIRAETDRDIAYSNVWQALLLKASASGDFNLFQKEL, encoded by the coding sequence ATGATGGAGTCATTTTGTATCCGGAATATCAACTTTAGTTATACCATGCTGCAAAATTCTCCCTACATGATTGGAAATAAACGATGGCTGATCCTGCTTTTGCTGGCCGGTGTGTTTGCAACACCCGCAAAAGCACAGCAGGTACTGACCCTCAAGGATGCTATACAAACGGCTGTAAATAATTATGGTACCATTAAGGCCAAATCCAGCTATGCAGCAGCTTCCAAAACGAGTGTGGAACAAGCCAAACGGGACTACCTCCCTAATCTGAACGTATCAGCGCAACAGAACTACGGTACCATCAACGGCCAGAACGGGCCACTGTACGGCTTTGGCGGATTAGGCGTTGCCTCTTCCGGTGCTGCTATGCCCGACCAGAACTGGAATGCCGCCTTCGGTAGTTTATACCTGACTAATATTAACTGGGACTTCTTTGCTTTTGGCCGCGCCAAGGAAAAGATCAAAACAGCCCAGGCGGTGGCCGACCGTGACAGCAAAGACTGGCACCAGGAAATCTTCCAGCACGAAGTGAAGGTGGCAGCTGCTTATTTAAATCTGGTAGCAGCACAGAAGCTGACACTGTCTTATCAGAAAAACCTGAGCAGGGCAGACACCTTCCGGCAGGTGGTAGTCACCCGCGTAAAAAACGGACTGAGTGCCGGTGTGGATTCCTCACAGGCCAATGCTGAAGTGTCCAGTGCAAAGATCGCACTCACCAGAGCCATCGACTTTGAACAGACACAATCCAATCTGCTGGCCCAGCTGATGGGTGTGCCTCCAGCCAGTTTCAGCCTCGATACCTTTTTTGTGTCCCGTGTGCCGGCATTCCTCAACGATACCACCGATGTACAAAACCATCCTCTGATGCAATGGTACAAAAGCCGTATCGCGCTGAGCGACGAACAATCCAAATACTACAAAACCTTCAGCTATCCTGTGTTTTCACTGGTGGGCGTGCTGCAGACAAGAGGCTCCGGTTTTGAGCAGGGATATGGTCCGCTGAAATCAGACGCCTATACGCAGGGATACTGGGATGGCGTAAAACCTACCCGCACCAATTATCTGATAGGCGTTGGCGTTACCTGGAACCTCACACAGCCGCTGCGTATCGCAAAGCAAGTGAGAGCACAGAAGCAGATCAGTACAGGGTTACAGGCAGAATACGATCTGACAGGGCAACAGCTGCGTGCTCAACTGCAACTGTCGGATACCAAAATTGCCAATGCCCTCGACAATTACCGGGAAGTGCCTGCACAGGTAAAAGCCGCATCAGACGCTTACCTGCAGAAATCTGTCCTCTACCGCAACGGACTTACCAATCTGGTAGATGTGACACAGGCGCTGTATGTGCTCATCAGAGCAGAAACAGACAGAGACATCGCCTACAGCAACGTGTGGCAGGCCCTGCTCCTGAAAGCTTCTGCCTCCGGTGATTTTAACCTGTTTCAAAAAGAACTCTAA
- a CDS encoding efflux RND transporter permease subunit encodes MNLIRFALRKPITILVMVAALFFFGIKAVTTIKIDIFPKLDMPVIYLSHPFGGYTATQMESFFGKQYINILLFVNGVKSVETKNIQGLTLIKINFYPGTNMAQAAAEVSAFSNRIQAIFPPGSNPPFIIRFDASTLPVGQLVLSSDKRSNNELLDMANVYVRSSFTSIPGLVGSTPFGGNLRTVVIKADPELLRSHNMTPDQLVEALRLNNQTAPSGNVRIGSKNYITPTNTTIKNIKDFEDIPLFKNGVQNLYLRDVASVEDGADVSTSYALINGKRSVYISIAKAADASTWEVVQNLKKAMPKIQAQLPEDVKLSYEFDQSTYVINSVKSLLSEGVIGAILTGLMVLLFLGDARGALIVILTIPTSIISGILFLSLFGQTINIMTLSGLALAIGILVDESTVTIENIHQHLDLGKPKSLAIWDACKEIAFPKLLILFCILAVFAPAFTMGGIPGSLFLPLALAIGFSMVVSYFLAQTFVPVMANWIMKTKHHKKKDGSVMTDQEEFAAGGLTAEGEGNTWGQKKALVEREDSNRDGKISRFERIRARYLRFIDRMMPYRKVIVTAYLLIVGLIVVFQMGLIGRDVLPKVNGGQFQVRLRQPDGTRIEETEKKTIEVVNAVNDIVGKENVSITSAFVGTHPQLFSTAPIFLWMAGPHESVVQVALKEDYHTNLDELKDKIRDRVNKIDPVMKLSFEPIELTDKILSQGSPTPIEVRFAGRNKKVNEEYARKMVAKLKEIPYLRDVQLGQSVNYPALNINIDRVRAAQLGVDVGDVSRSLIASTSSSRLTEKNIWVDEKAGLSYNVQVQVPENKLASQNDIGEIPLLKNSSRPILSDVASISPETTYGENDNLGALPILTVTANLNKKDLGDASKDVQKAINSLGELPRGLNVELIGLSSTLGDTLGSLQSGLMVAVVVIFLMLAANFQSFKVSAIVLATVPAVLLGSLSLLMMTGSTLNLQSYMGMIMSVGVSISNAVLLITNAEQIRKTNGNALVSAKEAAALRMRPIAMTALAMVVGMIPMASGLGEAGDQSSPLGRAVVGGLIASTFAALFILPLAFAWGQGKATTQSVSLDPEDEESIHFIPMKA; translated from the coding sequence ATGAACCTTATTCGTTTCGCACTTCGTAAACCCATCACTATCCTGGTGATGGTGGCGGCACTGTTCTTCTTCGGTATCAAAGCGGTCACCACGATCAAAATTGATATCTTCCCGAAGCTGGACATGCCGGTGATTTATCTCTCGCATCCATTTGGTGGTTACACTGCCACCCAGATGGAATCTTTCTTCGGTAAACAATATATCAATATCCTGTTGTTTGTAAACGGGGTGAAAAGTGTGGAAACGAAGAACATACAAGGATTGACGCTGATCAAAATCAACTTCTATCCGGGTACCAACATGGCCCAGGCTGCTGCTGAGGTGAGCGCCTTTTCCAACCGTATCCAGGCCATCTTTCCACCTGGCTCCAATCCGCCTTTCATCATACGTTTCGACGCCTCCACCTTGCCGGTAGGACAACTGGTACTCAGCAGTGACAAACGCAGCAACAACGAACTGCTCGATATGGCCAACGTATACGTACGTTCGTCCTTTACCTCTATCCCCGGTCTGGTTGGTTCTACTCCCTTTGGTGGTAACCTGCGTACAGTCGTGATCAAGGCAGACCCGGAGCTGCTGCGCTCCCATAATATGACACCAGACCAGCTGGTAGAAGCCCTGCGCCTCAATAACCAGACCGCTCCCTCCGGGAACGTGCGCATTGGTAGCAAAAACTATATTACCCCCACCAATACCACTATCAAAAACATAAAGGATTTTGAAGATATTCCCTTATTTAAAAACGGAGTACAGAACCTGTACCTCCGTGATGTGGCCTCAGTAGAAGACGGTGCCGACGTGAGCACCAGCTATGCATTGATCAACGGCAAACGCTCTGTGTATATCAGCATCGCCAAAGCAGCCGATGCCTCTACCTGGGAAGTAGTACAGAATTTGAAAAAGGCAATGCCCAAAATACAAGCCCAGCTGCCCGAAGATGTGAAACTGAGCTACGAATTTGACCAGTCCACCTATGTGATCAATTCCGTGAAAAGCCTGTTGTCTGAGGGTGTGATCGGCGCGATCCTCACCGGTTTAATGGTGTTGTTGTTCCTTGGAGATGCCCGCGGCGCGCTGATCGTTATCCTCACCATCCCTACGTCCATCATCTCCGGTATCCTCTTCCTGAGCCTCTTTGGTCAAACGATCAATATCATGACCCTGAGCGGCCTGGCACTGGCCATCGGTATTCTGGTAGATGAAAGTACCGTGACGATCGAAAATATCCACCAGCACCTGGACCTCGGCAAACCCAAGTCCCTGGCCATCTGGGATGCTTGTAAGGAGATCGCTTTCCCTAAACTGCTCATTCTCTTCTGTATCCTGGCCGTATTTGCGCCTGCCTTTACCATGGGCGGCATACCCGGCTCTCTGTTCCTGCCACTGGCACTGGCTATCGGTTTCAGCATGGTCGTGTCTTATTTCCTGGCACAAACTTTTGTACCGGTGATGGCCAACTGGATCATGAAAACCAAACACCACAAAAAGAAAGACGGTTCTGTAATGACCGACCAGGAAGAGTTTGCAGCCGGTGGCCTTACCGCCGAAGGAGAAGGCAATACCTGGGGCCAGAAAAAAGCTTTGGTGGAAAGGGAAGACAGCAACCGTGACGGAAAAATCAGCCGTTTCGAAAGGATACGTGCCCGTTACCTCCGCTTTATAGATCGCATGATGCCTTACCGAAAAGTAATCGTAACCGCTTACCTGCTCATCGTCGGACTGATCGTAGTTTTCCAGATGGGCCTCATCGGAAGGGACGTACTGCCTAAAGTAAATGGTGGCCAGTTCCAGGTAAGGCTGCGCCAGCCGGATGGTACCCGCATCGAGGAAACAGAGAAAAAAACGATAGAGGTAGTCAATGCGGTCAACGATATCGTTGGTAAAGAAAATGTGTCCATCACCTCCGCATTTGTGGGTACACACCCGCAGCTGTTCTCTACGGCACCTATCTTCCTCTGGATGGCAGGCCCTCATGAATCAGTAGTGCAGGTGGCCTTAAAAGAAGATTATCATACCAATCTCGACGAGCTGAAAGATAAGATCAGAGACCGGGTAAATAAGATAGACCCTGTCATGAAACTCTCTTTCGAACCCATCGAGCTGACCGATAAAATATTGAGCCAGGGCTCACCTACACCTATCGAGGTACGTTTTGCCGGAAGAAATAAAAAGGTGAACGAAGAGTACGCAAGGAAAATGGTGGCGAAGCTGAAGGAGATCCCTTACCTGCGTGATGTACAGCTTGGGCAGTCTGTTAACTACCCCGCGCTCAACATCAATATCGACAGGGTAAGGGCGGCACAGCTGGGTGTAGACGTAGGGGACGTGTCCCGCTCACTCATTGCCAGCACATCCTCTTCCAGGCTGACAGAAAAAAATATCTGGGTAGATGAAAAAGCCGGACTGAGCTACAACGTACAGGTACAGGTGCCGGAAAATAAACTGGCTTCTCAAAATGACATAGGAGAGATACCTTTGCTGAAGAATTCATCCAGACCTATTCTGAGCGATGTGGCTTCTATCAGTCCTGAAACCACCTATGGAGAAAATGACAACCTGGGCGCCCTGCCGATACTAACGGTAACGGCTAATCTGAATAAAAAAGACCTGGGTGATGCATCTAAAGATGTGCAGAAAGCCATTAACTCCCTGGGTGAGTTGCCACGTGGGCTAAATGTTGAGCTGATCGGGTTGAGCAGTACGCTCGGTGATACCCTGGGCAGTTTGCAGAGTGGTCTGATGGTAGCGGTAGTAGTGATATTCCTGATGCTGGCGGCCAACTTCCAGTCGTTTAAAGTATCTGCGATCGTATTGGCCACTGTGCCGGCTGTACTGCTGGGGTCTTTATCACTGCTGATGATGACCGGTTCTACGCTGAACCTGCAATCCTACATGGGTATGATCATGTCGGTAGGGGTATCTATCTCCAATGCCGTACTGTTGATCACCAATGCAGAGCAGATCAGGAAGACCAACGGTAATGCGCTGGTATCGGCCAAAGAAGCGGCTGCACTGCGTATGCGTCCTATTGCGATGACAGCATTGGCCATGGTGGTAGGTATGATCCCGATGGCCAGTGGGCTGGGTGAAGCCGGCGACCAGTCATCACCACTGGGTCGTGCTGTAGTAGGAGGGCTGATTGCCTCTACTTTCGCAGCCCTGTTTATTTTACCGCTGGCATTTGCCTGGGGACAGGGAAAAGCCACTACACAAAGTGTTTCGCTTGATCCGGAAGATGAAGAAAGTATACATTTTATTCCCATGAAAGCATAA